A DNA window from Candidatus Bodocaedibacter vickermanii contains the following coding sequences:
- the fabF gene encoding beta-ketoacyl-ACP synthase II, with amino-acid sequence MKRRIVVTGLGLVTPLGCGVETTWQNLIAGKSGISRITAFDPEKFTCQVAGQVPNGTEPGQFDINAYVPFKDQKKMDRFIHLGLAAAKMALEDANWMPTDESEKERTGVSLGAGIGGLPEIERSAITLHESGPRRVSPFFIPASLINLLSGHVSINYGFKGPNHAVVTACASGVHSIGDAARMILHGDADVMVAGASESSVCPIGIGGFAALRALSTKYNDTPEKASRPWDKDRDGFVMGEGSGIIVLEELEHALKRGAKIYAEYKGYGMSSDAYHMTSPPEDGNGAYRAMKAALRDAGLTADQLDYINAHGTSTPVGDVIEHRAVKRLLDGASHNLSMSSTKSAIGHLLGAAGGVETIFCILAMRDQIVPPTLNLDNPDEECDLDLVPKVAKKRKVEHVLCNSFGFGGTNASIVFSKWNG; translated from the coding sequence ATGAAACGCCGCATTGTCGTTACAGGATTAGGTTTAGTTACTCCGCTAGGTTGCGGTGTTGAAACAACCTGGCAAAACCTAATTGCTGGCAAATCAGGCATCAGTAGAATTACTGCTTTTGACCCTGAAAAATTCACATGCCAAGTTGCCGGCCAAGTTCCCAACGGAACCGAGCCGGGTCAATTTGACATTAACGCTTATGTCCCCTTCAAGGATCAGAAAAAGATGGATCGATTCATCCATCTTGGATTAGCAGCTGCTAAAATGGCACTTGAAGACGCTAACTGGATGCCAACGGACGAATCTGAAAAAGAACGCACCGGTGTTTCCTTAGGCGCTGGTATCGGCGGACTCCCTGAAATTGAACGTTCAGCAATTACCCTTCATGAAAGCGGCCCTCGCCGTGTAAGTCCATTTTTTATTCCAGCATCCTTGATCAACTTGTTATCAGGTCATGTTTCAATTAACTATGGATTCAAAGGGCCCAATCACGCTGTGGTTACTGCATGTGCTAGCGGAGTTCACTCCATTGGCGATGCTGCCCGCATGATTCTGCACGGTGATGCTGACGTGATGGTGGCAGGTGCTTCCGAATCCTCTGTATGCCCCATTGGCATTGGTGGTTTCGCAGCCTTACGCGCACTTTCAACCAAATATAACGATACTCCTGAAAAAGCATCTCGCCCCTGGGATAAAGACCGCGATGGTTTTGTCATGGGTGAAGGATCTGGGATCATTGTATTAGAAGAACTGGAACACGCCTTAAAACGTGGCGCAAAAATTTATGCCGAATACAAAGGGTATGGTATGTCTAGTGATGCCTATCATATGACATCCCCCCCCGAAGACGGCAATGGTGCATACCGCGCTATGAAAGCAGCCTTACGTGATGCTGGTTTAACTGCCGATCAGTTAGATTACATCAATGCACATGGAACATCGACACCCGTTGGCGACGTTATTGAACATCGTGCTGTAAAACGCTTATTAGACGGTGCATCACATAATCTTTCAATGTCATCCACAAAATCTGCAATCGGTCACTTACTGGGCGCTGCAGGTGGTGTTGAAACTATATTTTGTATTCTCGCGATGCGTGACCAAATTGTTCCACCAACGTTAAACCTAGACAACCCTGACGAAGAATGTGATCTGGACTTAGTTCCAAAGGTTGCAAAAAAACGTAAGGTTGAACACGTATTATGTAACTCATTTGGATTCGGGGGTACTAACGCATCCATTGTATTCTCGAAATGGAATGGTTAA
- the gmk gene encoding guanylate kinase — protein MNNHIKRRGMLIILSSPSGAGKTTVATALLNADINLHKSVSATTRSPRPQEEQGKDYVFISKDEFLHHVENDNFAEHANVFGNHYGTFKSTVDEAIENGRDVLFVIDWQGTQQLVQTYAHDMVRVFMLPPTFEDLKLRLENRKSDSPDVINQRLLKASDEMSHWAEYDYVVINKDLDQTIDAIHDIIKSERLRRLRQIDLVDFINTLRKAGEAYGEN, from the coding sequence ATGAATAACCACATCAAACGCAGAGGCATGTTAATTATTTTATCGTCTCCCTCAGGGGCAGGTAAAACAACGGTCGCGACAGCTCTGTTAAACGCTGATATCAATTTACATAAGTCAGTTTCTGCAACGACACGCTCTCCCCGTCCTCAAGAAGAACAGGGAAAAGACTATGTCTTCATTTCAAAAGATGAATTCTTGCATCATGTTGAAAATGATAATTTTGCTGAACATGCAAATGTGTTTGGCAATCACTATGGGACCTTCAAATCCACTGTGGACGAGGCCATTGAAAATGGACGGGATGTCTTGTTTGTGATTGACTGGCAGGGCACTCAACAATTAGTCCAAACCTATGCCCATGACATGGTGCGTGTTTTTATGCTACCCCCAACCTTTGAAGACCTTAAACTGCGTCTTGAAAATCGCAAATCTGACAGCCCAGATGTCATTAACCAACGTCTATTAAAAGCATCCGATGAAATGTCGCATTGGGCAGAATACGATTATGTGGTCATTAACAAAGACTTAGATCAAACTATTGACGCCATTCACGACATCATCAAAAGTGAACGCTTGCGCAGACTGCGCCAAATTGATTTAGTCGACTTTATTAACACTTTACGAAAAGCAGGAGAAGCCTATGGCGAAAACTAA
- a CDS encoding acyl carrier protein gives MSDQIFQRVKQIIVKQLGVDEDKVTLEARFIDDLGADSLDTVEVVMAFEEEFGCEISDDASQKIMSVQDAVSFLSENATK, from the coding sequence ATGAGTGACCAAATTTTTCAACGCGTAAAACAAATTATTGTTAAACAACTTGGCGTTGATGAAGATAAAGTAACCTTAGAAGCACGTTTCATCGATGACCTAGGTGCAGATAGCTTAGACACAGTAGAAGTTGTTATGGCATTTGAAGAAGAGTTCGGTTGCGAAATTTCCGACGATGCATCTCAAAAAATTATGAGCGTTCAGGATGCGGTAAGCTTCCTTTCTGAAAACGCTACAAAATAA
- a CDS encoding type II toxin-antitoxin system RatA family toxin: MPKLFKTTTAPYSHHQLFDLVADVAAYPQFLPFCTQTDIHENSETHMIADMHIGYKSFTGAFQSKVTKEFPHALRMEQTHGSLKYLHSAWSFQPHTTPAVSTIEFTIDFEPSSWLIGKLINPILDEMSNVMIQSFLNRAKVIYDT, from the coding sequence ATGCCAAAGCTTTTTAAAACTACTACTGCCCCTTATTCACATCATCAATTATTTGATCTGGTGGCAGATGTTGCAGCGTACCCTCAGTTTTTACCGTTCTGCACACAAACAGATATTCATGAAAACTCAGAAACTCATATGATTGCAGATATGCACATTGGATACAAAAGCTTTACGGGTGCATTTCAATCGAAAGTAACAAAAGAGTTTCCACACGCATTACGCATGGAACAAACCCATGGCAGCTTAAAATACTTGCACAGCGCTTGGTCATTTCAACCTCATACAACGCCTGCAGTATCAACGATTGAATTCACCATCGACTTTGAACCTTCATCTTGGTTGATAGGTAAATTGATCAATCCCATATTAGATGAAATGAGTAACGTTATGATTCAATCTTTTTTAAATAGAGCCAAAGTAATCTATGATACATAA
- the lpdA gene encoding dihydrolipoyl dehydrogenase, with protein sequence MIMNTFDLIVIGAGPGGYVAAIRAAQLGLKTAVVEKEHLGGICLNWGCIPTKALLRSAEVYHMMQHLDEFGLSASNLQFDIKKIVERSRKVSSQLAQGVKHLLKKNKVTVFDGMGSLKNGKTVSVKSTDGKTTDLTAKNIIIATGARPRILPGLEPDGKYIWTYKEAMIPETLPKKLLVVGSGAIGSEFASFYNAFGSDVTIVEVMDQVLPQEDHEISERAKKAFEAKGIKILTKTTVQSLKVINDNVDAVLKTATVEHTESFDRVITAVGVVGNIENIGLESTKIKTENTRILTNEYCETNEPGVYAIGDVVAGPWLAHKASHEGILCAEKIAGLHAHSINKLNIPGCTYTSPQVASIGLTEKKAKELGYELNIGRFSAVGNGKSIALGEMDGFIKTIFDKKTGELLGAHLIGPEVTEMIQGFGIAKTLETTESELMHTIFAHPTLSEMMHESVLDAFGRAIHL encoded by the coding sequence TTGATAATGAATACATTTGATTTAATCGTCATCGGCGCAGGGCCTGGCGGATATGTGGCAGCCATTCGTGCGGCTCAGCTGGGGTTAAAAACTGCAGTTGTTGAAAAAGAACACTTAGGCGGAATCTGTTTAAATTGGGGGTGCATTCCCACGAAGGCGCTCCTTCGCAGTGCAGAAGTTTACCACATGATGCAACACTTAGACGAATTTGGTTTGTCTGCGTCAAATCTGCAATTTGATATAAAAAAAATTGTGGAACGTTCACGCAAGGTTTCCTCACAGCTGGCACAAGGTGTAAAACACCTGTTAAAGAAAAACAAGGTCACGGTTTTTGATGGTATGGGATCACTCAAAAATGGTAAGACAGTTTCGGTAAAAAGTACTGACGGCAAAACAACCGACCTTACTGCAAAGAATATTATTATTGCAACTGGAGCTCGTCCGCGGATTCTTCCTGGGCTTGAACCGGACGGAAAATATATTTGGACCTATAAAGAAGCTATGATCCCAGAAACCCTTCCCAAAAAACTATTGGTTGTTGGCAGTGGTGCTATTGGATCAGAGTTTGCATCTTTTTATAATGCATTTGGTAGCGATGTCACCATCGTTGAAGTCATGGATCAAGTACTGCCTCAAGAAGACCATGAGATTTCAGAGCGTGCGAAAAAGGCATTTGAAGCAAAGGGGATTAAGATCCTAACCAAAACCACTGTTCAATCATTAAAGGTTATAAACGACAACGTTGATGCCGTTCTTAAAACTGCAACGGTCGAACACACAGAATCTTTTGATCGCGTCATTACGGCTGTTGGTGTTGTTGGAAACATTGAAAACATTGGGTTAGAATCAACCAAAATCAAAACTGAAAACACGCGAATTCTTACCAATGAGTATTGCGAAACGAATGAACCTGGAGTATACGCTATTGGTGATGTTGTTGCAGGTCCTTGGCTTGCCCACAAAGCCAGTCATGAGGGTATTTTATGTGCAGAAAAAATTGCGGGGCTGCATGCTCATTCAATTAACAAACTCAATATCCCAGGATGTACATACACATCCCCTCAAGTTGCTAGCATTGGCTTAACCGAAAAAAAAGCAAAAGAGCTTGGCTATGAATTAAACATCGGTCGATTCTCTGCCGTTGGAAATGGAAAATCCATTGCGTTGGGTGAAATGGATGGGTTCATCAAAACGATTTTTGATAAAAAGACTGGGGAATTATTGGGCGCTCATTTAATTGGTCCCGAGGTCACTGAAATGATTCAAGGATTCGGCATTGCAAAAACGTTAGAAACCACAGAATCGGAATTAATGCATACGATTTTTGCTCATCCAACATTGTCTGAAATGATGCACGAAAGTGTGCTGGACGCCTTTGGTAGAGCCATTCATTTGTAA
- a CDS encoding transglycosylase domain-containing protein — protein sequence MAKTKNTKPSPKPRKKSWLRRLFKLSLWGLLALGIIIAWYSYDLPNIRTLEDSERKPSITMVTKDGDMLTTYGDLYGTTITLDKVPKYVPQAVLAIEDHRFYEHIGIDLISFTRALFNNVIRGKVVQGGSSITQQLAKNFLLAKKKFHYTDRSLRRKVQELLVSLWLEYHFTKDQILSVYLNRIDFGAGVYGFDAAAQRYFFKPLSEVSIFEAGILAGMLKAPTRYNPLRHPKASADRGTTVVKKMIEYNYISKSSGDAEIKLGKDRLLNRRADTGSYRYFTDWIMDTLPSYLGYIDRDLVVVTSLNLRAQEAATKSIQTMIAQNGEKLGFQQMALVSMNLDGEVIAMVGGKDYSRSQFNRVTQALRQPGSAFKSFVYMAAFENGSKPSDIMNDAQQSYGKWRPKNIYNQYRGDLTIEEAFAYSSNTITVKLLQQTGVGKLINLVRRLGINTKLERNLTIALGSGEVTLFDMTSAIGVVANGGYEMYPHGVVEIRDKATNEVLYKSGTPHLRKLLDDQVVQYTDQIFSASVQYGTSKRSKLNNNIPSAGKSGTTQKHRDGWFVGYVKHRNGPITGIWTGNDDDSPTKGIVGGIIPAETWKMYHDMWVTPQPQDEEHTVELNHPHETTTEPAPIEDDMPAAEGSLDGIDQVLSLIQPDTANEALTDEEAEITPESLARENETEDETEKDEE from the coding sequence ATGGCGAAAACTAAAAATACAAAGCCATCTCCAAAACCTCGAAAAAAAAGCTGGCTCAGACGATTGTTTAAATTGAGTCTATGGGGGCTATTAGCATTAGGGATCATTATTGCCTGGTATAGCTACGACCTGCCGAATATTCGCACATTAGAAGATTCCGAACGAAAACCCAGTATTACAATGGTCACAAAAGATGGTGACATGTTGACAACCTATGGTGACTTATATGGCACCACGATCACTTTGGATAAAGTTCCTAAATATGTACCCCAAGCCGTACTTGCAATCGAAGACCATCGGTTTTATGAACACATTGGTATTGATCTGATTTCATTCACGCGAGCCCTGTTTAATAACGTTATTCGTGGAAAGGTTGTTCAAGGGGGCAGCAGCATTACCCAACAGTTAGCCAAGAACTTTTTATTGGCCAAAAAGAAATTTCACTATACTGATCGATCCCTTCGTCGAAAAGTACAGGAACTTTTGGTGTCACTGTGGTTAGAATATCATTTCACAAAAGATCAAATTTTATCTGTCTATTTAAACCGTATTGATTTCGGTGCGGGTGTTTATGGCTTTGATGCTGCGGCACAACGCTATTTTTTCAAACCCCTCAGCGAGGTCAGCATTTTTGAAGCGGGTATTTTAGCCGGCATGTTAAAAGCCCCAACTCGTTATAATCCACTGCGCCACCCCAAAGCCTCTGCAGACCGCGGAACGACTGTCGTTAAAAAGATGATCGAATACAACTACATCTCCAAATCAAGTGGTGACGCAGAAATAAAACTTGGGAAAGATCGACTTCTTAACCGCAGAGCTGACACTGGATCGTATCGTTATTTTACAGACTGGATTATGGATACGCTGCCAAGTTACCTTGGATATATCGATCGTGACTTAGTTGTTGTTACCAGCCTTAACCTGCGAGCGCAAGAAGCTGCTACAAAATCCATTCAAACCATGATTGCTCAAAATGGTGAAAAGCTTGGCTTTCAACAAATGGCTTTGGTATCCATGAATTTAGATGGCGAAGTCATTGCCATGGTCGGTGGAAAAGATTATAGTCGCAGCCAATTCAATCGTGTTACACAAGCATTACGTCAGCCCGGTTCTGCCTTTAAATCCTTTGTGTATATGGCTGCTTTTGAAAATGGATCAAAACCCAGCGACATCATGAATGATGCTCAGCAGTCTTACGGAAAATGGCGACCAAAAAACATCTACAATCAATACCGTGGCGATCTAACGATTGAAGAAGCCTTTGCGTATTCTAGCAACACGATTACTGTTAAACTATTGCAACAAACAGGTGTTGGGAAATTAATCAATCTCGTTCGACGTCTGGGTATTAATACAAAACTGGAACGCAACCTTACGATTGCGTTGGGATCTGGCGAAGTCACTCTATTCGATATGACATCAGCTATTGGGGTTGTTGCAAATGGTGGTTACGAAATGTACCCCCATGGTGTTGTGGAAATTCGCGATAAAGCCACTAATGAAGTTTTATATAAATCAGGCACTCCTCATTTAAGAAAATTATTAGATGACCAGGTTGTTCAATATACAGATCAGATATTCTCAGCCTCTGTTCAATACGGAACCAGTAAGCGTTCAAAGCTGAATAACAATATTCCATCTGCTGGAAAAAGTGGAACAACTCAAAAACACCGTGATGGTTGGTTCGTTGGATATGTCAAACATCGTAACGGACCCATCACTGGGATTTGGACTGGAAACGATGATGACTCTCCCACTAAAGGCATAGTGGGTGGAATTATCCCTGCTGAAACTTGGAAAATGTATCATGACATGTGGGTAACACCTCAACCTCAGGATGAAGAACACACAGTTGAGTTAAATCATCCCCATGAAACAACAACAGAACCTGCACCGATCGAAGACGATATGCCCGCAGCTGAAGGATCACTTGATGGGATTGATCAGGTATTAAGCTTAATACAACCTGATACTGCTAACGAAGCGTTAACAGACGAAGAAGCTGAAATTACACCAGAATCACTGGCTCGCGAAAATGAAACTGAAGATGAAACAGAAAAGGATGAAGAATAA
- the mltG gene encoding endolytic transglycosylase MltG: protein MVKRILNSLKQSASLKWRSFYILPLVLIVCTFLLALISLVHIFTSPYNFIEKEINIPKHARTWDTLNKLYHEGILPHPIITISGALFINGSPKIMAGDYVFKAGASPQEMMTMLHKGWVLAHRLTFPEGWTAHEILTEINNDQRLSGTISGTISEGSVFPSTYYIHRNQDRNKLIQTMTKTMDKVTHELMQSNKNPFIKTSKDLIVFASMLEREAANPDELSKISGVFINRLNKGMRLQSDPTVIYGITLGKSSLGRPVNRQDLKVDSDYNTYTRSGLPKGPICCPGLAALEAAAHPATTNELYFVLEHDGKAHRFSITYKEHLEHIRRIRNALKVANE from the coding sequence ATGGTTAAACGAATTCTAAATAGCCTTAAACAGAGCGCTTCTCTAAAGTGGCGCTCTTTTTACATCCTGCCCCTCGTTCTAATAGTCTGTACTTTTCTTCTTGCTTTAATCAGTCTGGTACATATTTTCACCAGTCCTTATAACTTTATTGAGAAAGAAATCAATATCCCTAAACATGCCAGAACTTGGGATACGTTAAACAAACTGTATCATGAAGGCATCCTTCCGCATCCCATCATTACTATTAGTGGAGCCCTTTTTATCAACGGTTCCCCTAAAATCATGGCGGGTGATTACGTCTTCAAAGCTGGAGCATCCCCTCAAGAAATGATGACTATGTTACACAAGGGATGGGTATTAGCCCATCGATTAACCTTTCCAGAAGGATGGACAGCGCACGAAATCCTGACAGAGATTAACAACGATCAGCGTCTATCTGGGACAATCTCTGGAACAATTTCAGAAGGTAGCGTCTTTCCATCGACTTATTACATTCATCGCAATCAAGATCGCAACAAATTGATTCAAACGATGACTAAAACAATGGATAAAGTCACCCATGAATTAATGCAATCCAACAAAAATCCATTTATCAAAACGTCAAAAGACCTTATTGTCTTTGCATCGATGCTTGAACGCGAAGCCGCCAACCCAGATGAACTTTCAAAGATATCTGGTGTGTTCATCAATCGATTAAATAAAGGCATGCGATTACAATCCGACCCAACCGTCATCTACGGAATAACGCTTGGAAAATCGAGTTTAGGTCGTCCTGTTAACCGTCAAGATCTAAAGGTTGATTCTGATTACAATACATATACTCGATCTGGGTTACCCAAAGGCCCCATTTGTTGTCCAGGACTTGCGGCCCTTGAAGCCGCAGCACATCCTGCAACAACCAATGAATTATACTTTGTTCTAGAACACGATGGTAAAGCACATCGTTTTTCGATAACCTACAAAGAACACTTAGAACACATTCGCCGCATACGAAACGCATTAAAGGTCGCAAATGAATAA
- a CDS encoding ribonuclease D, producing the protein MNITYHIGDLPNDVKFIGSVAVDTEAMGLNVNRDRLCLVQLSDADQNVHLVHFKPDTTYDAPNLKRLMNDPSVMKIFHFARFDVMMIQAYLKVQVKSVYCTKIASYLTRTYTNKHGLKELCKELLSVDLAKQEQTSDWGAETLRPEQMEYAATDVIHLHKLKEKLDVVLRRENRTEIANNCFEFLNTRALLDILGMAHDDIFAHSINTRM; encoded by the coding sequence ATGAACATTACCTATCACATTGGAGACTTGCCGAACGATGTTAAATTTATTGGCAGCGTTGCTGTTGACACAGAAGCCATGGGTCTAAACGTTAATCGTGATCGTTTATGCTTAGTACAACTTTCAGATGCTGATCAAAATGTTCATCTGGTACATTTTAAACCTGATACAACTTACGATGCTCCGAATCTAAAACGCCTAATGAATGACCCATCTGTCATGAAAATTTTTCATTTCGCACGGTTTGATGTTATGATGATTCAAGCGTATTTAAAGGTTCAAGTTAAATCCGTATACTGCACAAAAATCGCGTCTTACTTAACCCGCACCTACACAAACAAACACGGTCTTAAAGAACTTTGCAAAGAACTATTGAGTGTTGACCTTGCCAAACAAGAACAAACCTCCGATTGGGGTGCTGAAACGTTACGCCCAGAACAAATGGAATACGCAGCAACCGATGTCATTCACTTACACAAGTTAAAAGAAAAGTTGGACGTTGTGTTACGCCGGGAAAACCGAACTGAAATTGCAAACAATTGTTTTGAATTTTTGAATACGCGAGCCCTGCTTGATATATTAGGTATGGCACATGACGATATTTTTGCACACAGTATTAATACACGTATGTAA
- the lipA gene encoding lipoyl synthase: protein MEKLTKPNWIRVKAPVHKTYFETKDVIKGLKLNTVCEEAACPNIGECWSKKHATIMILGSVCTRACAFCNIATGRPDQLDPHEPERVAEALGKLGLEHVVITSVDRDDLDDGGANHFAQVILAIRQTSPNTTIEVLTPDFRRKASAIETVVAARPDVYNHNLETVPRLYQTVRPGARYFHSLKLLSLVKEIDPSIFTKSGIMVGLGEDTKEVYQVMDDLRSAEVDFMTIGQYLQPTPKHHPVMDYPHPDAFKEMEQMARGKGFLMVSASPLTRSSYHAGDDFKKLREARELHLKQAYAKAF, encoded by the coding sequence ATGGAAAAACTTACTAAACCAAACTGGATTCGAGTCAAGGCTCCCGTTCATAAAACATACTTTGAAACAAAAGACGTTATTAAAGGGCTAAAACTGAATACCGTGTGTGAAGAGGCTGCTTGTCCAAACATAGGTGAATGCTGGTCTAAAAAACATGCAACCATTATGATCTTGGGCAGCGTGTGTACGCGCGCGTGCGCATTCTGTAATATTGCAACGGGTCGCCCCGATCAATTAGACCCCCATGAGCCTGAACGCGTTGCTGAGGCTTTAGGAAAACTTGGATTAGAACACGTTGTCATTACTTCTGTTGATCGCGATGATCTTGACGATGGAGGTGCCAATCATTTTGCGCAAGTCATTCTCGCTATTCGACAGACATCTCCTAACACAACGATTGAAGTCCTTACGCCCGATTTTCGCCGAAAAGCAAGTGCCATAGAAACAGTGGTTGCCGCCCGCCCCGATGTGTACAACCACAACTTGGAAACTGTTCCAAGGCTGTATCAAACAGTACGACCAGGTGCACGATATTTCCATTCGTTGAAACTGTTATCTCTCGTCAAAGAAATCGATCCATCTATCTTTACAAAATCAGGCATTATGGTGGGATTAGGCGAAGATACAAAGGAAGTCTATCAAGTCATGGATGATCTGCGATCTGCCGAAGTTGACTTTATGACGATTGGACAATACCTGCAACCCACGCCCAAACATCATCCTGTGATGGACTATCCACATCCTGATGCGTTTAAAGAAATGGAACAAATGGCTAGAGGCAAGGGATTCTTAATGGTCTCTGCTTCACCATTAACCCGATCATCATATCATGCTGGAGATGATTTTAAGAAACTGCGCGAAGCCCGCGAATTACACTTAAAGCAAGCCTATGCCAAAGCTTTTTAA
- the miaB gene encoding tRNA (N6-isopentenyl adenosine(37)-C2)-methylthiotransferase MiaB — protein MSATKKLFVKTYGCQMNMYDSDRMIDLLKPLGYKLSDVPDDADMIILNTCHIREKAEHKLYSDIGRLEPYKDAKAAKGEYMILAIAGCVAQAEGEEITRRKPCVDMVFGPQSYHKLPEMIAQAYRSLAANGKPAVLDVDFPVESKFDLLPMPSPDNHKGAAFLSIQEGCDKFCTFCVVPYTRGTEYSRPIDAIIKEAKHLVTLGVKEITLLGQNVTAFHGIGPDGKEWSMGRLLFAIAEIDGIERIRYTTSHPKDMHDELYAAHRDIPHLMPYFHLPIQAGSDAILKAMNRKHTADDYRRIVDKLRDIQPNIGMSSDFIVGFPGETDQDFEDTLQLVRDIGYVQAYSFKYSIRPGTPAALIEYQVNEDIKDSRLQILQELLREQQLAFNISRVGKPMTVLLEKEGRHPGQLIGRSPYLQSVHLDAPHRLLGQIVTVDIEGATQFSLAGKMVTQEHIHHT, from the coding sequence ATGTCGGCCACAAAAAAACTATTCGTAAAAACCTATGGATGTCAGATGAACATGTATGATTCTGACAGAATGATTGATCTATTGAAACCGCTTGGTTACAAGCTGTCGGATGTTCCTGATGATGCGGACATGATTATATTGAATACGTGTCATATTCGTGAAAAAGCTGAGCACAAGTTGTATTCGGACATTGGACGGTTAGAGCCGTATAAAGACGCAAAGGCGGCAAAAGGCGAATACATGATTTTGGCGATTGCTGGATGTGTGGCGCAGGCGGAGGGTGAAGAGATCACTCGTCGGAAGCCGTGTGTGGATATGGTGTTTGGCCCTCAATCGTATCATAAGTTACCCGAGATGATTGCACAGGCCTATCGTTCATTAGCAGCCAATGGAAAGCCTGCGGTATTGGATGTTGATTTTCCGGTTGAGTCAAAGTTTGATTTGCTGCCGATGCCAAGCCCAGACAATCACAAAGGGGCTGCGTTTCTGTCGATTCAAGAAGGGTGCGATAAGTTCTGTACGTTTTGTGTGGTTCCGTATACCCGTGGGACGGAATATTCCAGACCTATTGATGCCATTATTAAAGAAGCAAAACATTTGGTAACTTTAGGCGTTAAAGAGATTACGTTGTTGGGACAAAATGTTACAGCATTTCATGGTATTGGTCCGGATGGAAAAGAATGGTCAATGGGGCGATTGTTATTTGCAATTGCAGAAATTGATGGCATTGAACGCATTCGATATACGACGTCTCACCCAAAAGACATGCATGATGAATTATATGCAGCGCATCGAGATATTCCCCATTTAATGCCGTATTTCCATTTGCCGATTCAGGCAGGTTCAGATGCAATATTAAAGGCAATGAATCGTAAACATACGGCGGATGATTATCGTCGTATCGTTGATAAATTAAGAGACATACAACCCAATATCGGAATGTCATCTGATTTTATTGTTGGATTTCCTGGGGAAACGGATCAAGATTTTGAAGATACATTGCAGTTGGTGCGGGATATTGGATATGTTCAAGCCTATTCATTTAAATACAGTATTCGACCAGGAACTCCTGCTGCGTTAATAGAATATCAAGTAAATGAAGATATAAAAGATAGTAGGTTACAAATTTTGCAAGAATTGTTGCGTGAACAACAGCTAGCGTTTAATATAAGTAGGGTGGGTAAGCCAATGACCGTATTGCTTGAAAAAGAAGGACGTCATCCAGGTCAATTGATCGGTAGATCACCTTATTTACAATCGGTTCACTTGGATGCTCCACACCGGTTGTTGGGTCAGATAGTGACCGTGGATATTGAAGGTGCGACTCAGTTTAGTTTAGCTGGAAAAATGGTAACCCAAGAGCATATACACCACACATAA